A stretch of Candidatus Moraniibacteriota bacterium DNA encodes these proteins:
- a CDS encoding nucleoside-diphosphate kinase, with amino-acid sequence MATYEKRERTLIILKPDAIQRTLIGEIIKRIERTGLKFTAMKLNIATEDQCWKHYNKDDEWYQKKGERMVNDRKENNLPIEKEAIEYGKDIIRTVVGYIVCGPSLVAVVEGHGATTIVKKIVGSTEPVTSDIGTIRGDFTIDSYGLSALDNRAVRNLIHCSENWEEAEKEIPIWFDEKEIINYRLVQEQILYDVNLDGILE; translated from the coding sequence ATGGCAACATACGAGAAAAGAGAGCGTACACTCATCATCCTCAAACCGGATGCTATCCAGCGAACACTTATCGGGGAAATTATCAAGCGTATCGAACGTACAGGACTCAAATTTACTGCGATGAAACTCAATATCGCAACAGAAGACCAATGCTGGAAACACTATAACAAGGATGATGAATGGTACCAGAAGAAAGGGGAAAGAATGGTAAATGATCGCAAAGAAAACAATCTCCCAATAGAGAAGGAAGCTATCGAATATGGGAAAGATATTATTCGAACGGTTGTGGGATATATCGTTTGTGGACCAAGTCTCGTCGCTGTTGTTGAAGGGCACGGTGCGACCACTATTGTGAAAAAAATTGTCGGAAGTACTGAACCTGTAACATCGGATATCGGTACGATTCGTGGAGATTTTACTATTGATTCATACGGCCTTTCCGCTCTCGATAACCGCGCAGTACGTAATCTCATTCATTGTTCAGAGAACTGGGAAGAAGCAGAAAAAGAAATTCCTATCTGGTTTGATGAAAAAGAAATTATCAATTATCGTCTCGTACAAGAACAAATTTTGTATGATGTAAACCTTGATGGTATTTTGGAATAG
- a CDS encoding site-2 protease family protein: protein MANEIVLIGFYILTLIYSVIIHEVSHGVTALWLGDMTAKYADRLNLNPLKHIDPFGSVILPILLFFSTGFAFGWAKPVPYNPYNLRDQKWGPVWVALAGPGSNILLAMIAAFIAKILPLTPLVKRDIMERFIGVVGGGGDFMDRFSLLAESLSGSLSSVFFGLLLLVIFWNVVLACFNLLPIPPLDGSKLLYVLFPIRERTMFFLEQYGLFLLLIVILFVSAPISIFINFVLSLFLRFAL from the coding sequence ATGGCCAATGAAATAGTATTGATTGGATTCTATATATTGACACTCATTTATTCTGTGATCATTCATGAGGTATCACACGGAGTGACGGCGCTCTGGCTTGGCGACATGACTGCTAAATATGCCGATCGTCTCAATCTGAATCCGCTCAAGCATATTGATCCGTTTGGTTCGGTTATCCTTCCGATACTTCTGTTTTTTAGTACAGGATTTGCTTTTGGTTGGGCCAAGCCAGTACCGTATAACCCTTACAACCTCCGTGATCAGAAATGGGGGCCAGTTTGGGTTGCTCTCGCTGGTCCTGGATCGAATATTTTGCTTGCTATGATTGCCGCGTTTATTGCGAAAATATTGCCCCTGACACCGTTGGTCAAACGAGATATTATGGAACGTTTTATTGGGGTCGTTGGTGGTGGAGGGGATTTTATGGATCGCTTCTCATTGCTTGCAGAGTCTCTTTCTGGATCGCTGTCGAGTGTCTTTTTCGGACTATTGCTCTTGGTTATTTTTTGGAATGTTGTTTTGGCGTGTTTTAATCTTCTTCCTATACCACCACTTGATGGTTCCAAACTTCTGTACGTATTGTTTCCAATTCGTGAAAGAACGATGTTTTTCCTCGAGCAATATGGCTTGTTTCTGCTTTTAATAGTGATTCTCTTTGTTTCTGCTCCTATTAGTATTTTCATCAACTTTGTCTTGAGTCTCTTCCTCCGGTTTGCCTTGTAA
- the rpsL gene encoding 30S ribosomal protein S12: MATINQLIKRPRTSAIVKSKSPAMTYSTNSIKNRNTLHDSPFKRGVCIKVSTTTPKKPNSALRKIARVRLTNGMEVTAYIPGEGHNLQEHSIVMIRGGRVKDLPGVRYHIVRGIFDSAGVTARKQSRSKYGVKKDKKKD, encoded by the coding sequence GTGGCAACGATCAACCAGCTTATCAAGCGTCCTCGTACATCAGCTATCGTCAAGTCGAAGTCTCCTGCGATGACGTATTCTACGAACAGTATCAAGAATCGTAATACCTTACACGATAGTCCTTTCAAGCGTGGAGTCTGTATCAAGGTGTCTACAACTACTCCAAAGAAACCAAACTCAGCTCTCCGAAAAATTGCTCGTGTTCGTTTGACGAATGGTATGGAAGTTACTGCCTATATCCCAGGTGAAGGACACAACCTTCAGGAACACTCGATTGTGATGATTCGTGGTGGTCGCGTAAAAGATTTGCCAGGTGTTCGTTATCACATCGTTCGTGGAATATTCGATTCAGCTGGTGTTACCGCTCGCAAACAGAGTCGATCGAAGTACGGTGTAAAGAAAGATAAGAAGAAAGACTAG